Proteins encoded together in one Pontiella desulfatans window:
- a CDS encoding aldo/keto reductase, which yields MAEDGVDPNIVPKKKLNNGEAMPAIGMGTFGSDRFTNVQIANAVVGAAEFGQRAFDCASVYGNEKEIGVALKVIQDGGVPREELYITSKVWNDMHGEGEVIKSCKQSLEDLQLDYLDLYLVHWPFPNFHAKGCSVDSRSPDAKPYIHENFMKTWAQMEQLVEMGLVKTIGTSNMTQAKMELLLRDCKIKPAVTEMELHPHFQQQALFDYYVSKEIQPIGFCPIGSPTRPDRDKTETDTVDIEDPVVKKIAERLGVHPAVVCIKWAVQRGQIPIPFSVFEPEYRSNLKCALPDYMAISSEEMTELAAIDKNCRLIKGQVFLWKDGQTWEDLWDEDDIIAD from the coding sequence ATGGCGGAAGATGGCGTTGACCCGAACATCGTTCCGAAGAAAAAGCTGAACAATGGCGAAGCCATGCCGGCCATTGGCATGGGCACGTTCGGTTCCGACCGTTTCACCAACGTCCAGATCGCCAACGCGGTGGTCGGCGCGGCCGAATTCGGCCAGCGCGCATTCGACTGCGCTTCGGTCTATGGCAACGAAAAGGAGATCGGTGTTGCCCTGAAAGTCATCCAGGATGGCGGCGTTCCGCGCGAAGAGCTCTACATCACCTCCAAGGTCTGGAACGACATGCACGGCGAAGGCGAAGTGATCAAGTCCTGCAAGCAATCGCTCGAAGACCTGCAGCTCGACTACCTCGACCTCTATCTCGTCCATTGGCCCTTCCCGAACTTCCACGCCAAAGGCTGCTCGGTGGATTCCCGCAGCCCCGACGCCAAACCCTACATCCATGAAAACTTCATGAAAACCTGGGCGCAGATGGAACAGCTCGTCGAAATGGGCCTCGTCAAGACCATCGGCACTTCCAACATGACCCAGGCCAAGATGGAGCTGCTGCTGCGCGACTGCAAGATCAAGCCGGCCGTCACCGAAATGGAGCTGCACCCGCACTTCCAGCAGCAGGCGCTGTTTGATTATTACGTGTCCAAGGAGATCCAACCCATCGGCTTCTGCCCGATTGGCTCCCCGACCCGGCCCGACCGCGACAAAACCGAAACCGACACCGTCGATATCGAAGATCCGGTGGTTAAGAAGATTGCGGAACGTCTCGGTGTGCACCCGGCGGTGGTCTGCATCAAGTGGGCAGTCCAGCGGGGCCAGATTCCAATTCCGTTCTCCGTCTTCGAACCGGAATACCGCTCCAACCTCAAATGCGCGTTGCCGGACTATATGGCCATCTCCAGCGAAGAAATGACCGAACTCGCCGCAATCGATAAGAATTGCCGCTTGATCAAGGGTCAGGTATTCCTATGGAAAGATGGACAGACCTGGGAAGACCTTTGGGACGAAGACGACATCATCGCCGACTAG
- a CDS encoding histidine phosphatase family protein, which yields MKTIYFIRHAQSEANLKDILASRQDFPLTEKGLADAQAIAAEFAAIGKLDRIVCSPLTRAQQTAQPIAEAFGLEVETDERITEQELGVFAGMTYAELDERPDYMHDRTRRWTWVPEGGGESYEMIARRLEPFFADLADFEGGHILFVTHAVTMRMIKATLEQTLPEYPREIAKNGEIWKTQFTRLGETHTVESIFLGDAKNAVSRA from the coding sequence ATGAAAACCATCTACTTTATCCGGCACGCGCAGAGCGAAGCGAACCTCAAGGATATCCTGGCCTCGCGGCAGGACTTTCCGCTGACTGAAAAGGGCTTGGCCGACGCGCAGGCCATCGCGGCCGAGTTTGCGGCCATCGGGAAGCTCGACCGCATTGTCTGCTCTCCGCTAACCCGTGCGCAGCAGACGGCGCAACCGATCGCGGAAGCCTTCGGGCTCGAGGTCGAAACGGATGAGCGGATCACCGAGCAGGAACTCGGTGTTTTTGCCGGGATGACCTACGCCGAGCTCGACGAACGTCCGGACTACATGCACGACCGCACCCGGCGCTGGACGTGGGTGCCCGAAGGCGGCGGCGAATCCTACGAAATGATCGCCCGGCGGCTGGAACCCTTTTTCGCAGACCTCGCAGACTTCGAAGGCGGCCATATCCTGTTCGTTACCCACGCCGTCACCATGCGCATGATCAAGGCAACCCTCGAACAAACCCTTCCCGAATACCCCCGCGAAATCGCCAAGAACGGCGAGATCTGGAAAACCCAATTTACCAGACTCGGCGAGACCCACACCGTCGAATCCATTTTTCTAGGAGATGCCAAGAACGCCGTCTCCCGCGCATAA
- the fucU gene encoding L-fucose mutarotase encodes MLKGINPIVSPDLLKILSEMGHGDEIVLSDAHFPGHTFCPKNVLRGDGLQIPDLLEGIIPIFELDSYDDPLIMMAAVEGDELDPQVEADYMAAIKKDAPDAPAVKRIGRFEFYDRAEKAYACVITGTTAKYGNIILKKGVTPIG; translated from the coding sequence ATGCTTAAAGGAATCAACCCCATCGTTAGCCCCGACCTGTTGAAGATCCTGTCCGAAATGGGACACGGCGACGAAATCGTTCTGTCCGACGCCCACTTCCCGGGCCATACCTTCTGCCCGAAGAACGTCCTGCGCGGCGACGGCCTGCAGATTCCGGACTTGCTCGAGGGCATCATCCCGATCTTCGAACTCGACAGCTATGACGATCCGCTGATCATGATGGCCGCCGTGGAAGGCGACGAGCTCGATCCGCAGGTGGAGGCCGACTACATGGCCGCCATCAAAAAGGATGCCCCCGACGCGCCGGCCGTTAAACGCATCGGCCGCTTCGAGTTCTACGATCGCGCCGAAAAGGCCTATGCCTGCGTGATCACCGGAACCACCGCCAAATATGGCAACATAATCCTCAAGAAGGGTGTAACGCCGATTGGGTAA
- a CDS encoding ArnT family glycosyltransferase has protein sequence MADNRSFESTLHDIVYSIDTGTGLKIIRVTLYVLLLLVIVMVYTATQFRGLKTEEAMDYAQLGRNMSIQGGMVTKAVRPLTMWKVQQRTAGENPLIAGHPDMYHAPAYPALLAVGFKMFDFIGVDPFAMPEGGRGVAMDAERWVILPLNHLFAILTGWIVFSLGKRLFSREIGFMGMTIYYLSDLVWQDSISGLNLSMAIFFIAASFHALVVSMLNKRDGDPKLYWITPFIVSIFCAAIAFLTRYIALAAVPGLCLFAWLMCGRFRGGTRFVVVFLLLYTMLITPWLVRNVKVSGNPAGMVGYTALADSPRFPDNSLDREYHPDIAPSSMVTALKQKWILNYSGKHDSVIPALGGGILMAMFIVTFFYHFVRPQVNYLRWGLGISLLLMVVLAGFFSESSIHMIHAFWPFIILYGLAFFYILIDRLDLGVRIYNLGLKCLIVVLAIIPFGLTLMPPHENHPYPPYHAPIIARVGEMLNEREVMCTDMPWATAWYGNRVSILLPKDLDQFYEINDYKQYISGMYFTTITKNKPFVKQLLDGPEKSWLPVMSGRPPPDFPLKEGVALNRQDQIFLSDRDRWSGQSAATPAAE, from the coding sequence ATGGCGGATAATAGGTCGTTTGAGTCGACACTTCACGATATCGTTTACAGTATCGATACGGGCACCGGCCTGAAAATCATCCGGGTGACCCTCTATGTTCTTCTCCTGCTTGTGATTGTGATGGTCTATACGGCCACGCAGTTCCGTGGGTTGAAGACGGAGGAGGCCATGGACTATGCTCAGCTTGGGCGCAATATGTCGATCCAGGGTGGCATGGTTACCAAGGCGGTAAGACCGTTGACCATGTGGAAGGTGCAGCAGCGGACCGCGGGTGAAAATCCCCTGATTGCCGGGCATCCCGATATGTACCATGCCCCGGCGTATCCCGCATTGTTGGCTGTGGGCTTCAAAATGTTCGATTTCATCGGGGTGGATCCCTTCGCCATGCCGGAAGGCGGACGCGGTGTGGCCATGGATGCCGAGCGCTGGGTGATTCTGCCCTTGAACCATTTGTTTGCCATTCTCACAGGCTGGATCGTGTTTTCCCTGGGCAAGCGCCTGTTTTCGCGTGAAATCGGTTTTATGGGCATGACGATTTATTATTTGAGCGATCTGGTCTGGCAGGACTCGATTTCGGGATTGAACCTATCCATGGCCATCTTCTTCATTGCGGCCTCCTTTCATGCCTTGGTGGTCTCGATGTTGAACAAGCGTGACGGCGATCCCAAGCTGTACTGGATTACCCCGTTCATCGTATCGATCTTCTGTGCCGCGATTGCTTTTCTGACGCGATATATTGCATTGGCTGCGGTGCCGGGGCTGTGCCTTTTTGCTTGGCTGATGTGCGGGCGCTTCCGCGGAGGAACCCGCTTCGTCGTGGTTTTCCTCTTGCTCTACACCATGTTGATCACGCCTTGGCTGGTACGGAATGTCAAAGTAAGTGGAAATCCCGCCGGGATGGTGGGCTATACGGCATTGGCCGATTCCCCGCGCTTTCCGGATAACAGCCTCGATCGCGAATACCATCCCGACATTGCTCCCAGCAGCATGGTTACTGCGTTGAAGCAAAAGTGGATCCTGAACTATTCAGGGAAACACGATTCCGTCATCCCGGCCCTCGGCGGCGGCATCCTGATGGCCATGTTCATTGTGACGTTCTTCTATCACTTCGTCCGGCCCCAGGTGAATTATTTGAGGTGGGGCCTGGGGATATCGCTCTTGCTCATGGTGGTACTGGCCGGTTTCTTTTCGGAGTCCTCCATCCATATGATCCATGCGTTCTGGCCTTTCATCATTCTGTACGGGTTGGCCTTCTTCTACATCCTCATTGATCGTCTCGACCTCGGGGTGCGCATCTACAACCTTGGCTTGAAATGCCTTATCGTTGTGTTGGCAATCATTCCGTTCGGCCTCACGCTCATGCCTCCGCACGAAAACCACCCCTATCCGCCATACCACGCACCGATCATTGCCCGCGTTGGTGAAATGCTTAATGAACGCGAAGTCATGTGCACCGACATGCCCTGGGCAACCGCGTGGTACGGCAACCGCGTCTCCATCCTGCTTCCCAAGGATCTCGATCAATTCTACGAAATCAACGACTATAAGCAATACATCAGCGGCATGTACTTCACGACCATCACGAAGAACAAGCCGTTCGTGAAGCAACTGCTCGATGGTCCGGAAAAGAGCTGGCTGCCTGTCATGAGCGGTCGACCCCCGCCTGACTTCCCGCTCAAGGAAGGGGTTGCGCTCAACCGGCAAGACCAGATATTCCTGAGCGACCGCGATCGCTGGTCGGGTCAGAGCGCGGCTACGCCGGCTGCGGAATAA
- a CDS encoding AraC family transcriptional regulator: MLKNEAPFISTQVTSGEYYYLNLTPEKSAKEVVVCGGREQCSPSYRIERNSFRYFSIEFVSSGRGRLTMNGKTYPLRPGAIYCYGPRTKHVIETDPENPMLKHFVDFSGSELVKLMKSTDFSKGEPLFVSRPFRIRSIFENLITTGNTESRNRAALCALLLRQLILQADDYAMEPAAAFSPAWQTYLRCRQYIERNVLELPNIGTAAAACFVDQAYLSRLFKRFAEESPLQLLTRLKMSKAADLLSAGDLLIKQVGEEVGFADPYHFSRVFKRVYGIPPETFTQTARREG, from the coding sequence ATGCTGAAAAACGAAGCCCCCTTCATTTCCACCCAGGTCACATCCGGGGAATACTACTATCTAAATTTGACCCCCGAGAAGAGTGCAAAGGAGGTCGTGGTTTGCGGTGGACGCGAGCAATGCTCGCCCAGCTACCGGATAGAACGGAACAGCTTTCGCTATTTCTCGATTGAGTTTGTCTCCTCCGGGCGCGGCAGGCTGACCATGAACGGTAAAACCTATCCCTTGCGCCCCGGCGCCATCTATTGCTACGGCCCGCGAACGAAACATGTCATTGAAACCGATCCGGAAAATCCGATGCTGAAACACTTCGTGGATTTTTCCGGAAGCGAGCTCGTTAAACTCATGAAGAGTACCGATTTCAGCAAAGGCGAGCCGCTGTTTGTTTCGCGCCCGTTCCGCATCCGAAGCATCTTTGAAAACCTGATCACCACCGGAAACACCGAAAGCCGGAACCGCGCCGCCCTATGCGCCCTGCTGCTGCGGCAGCTCATCCTGCAGGCCGACGACTATGCCATGGAACCTGCGGCCGCGTTCTCGCCCGCCTGGCAAACCTACCTGCGTTGCCGGCAATACATCGAACGCAACGTTCTTGAGCTGCCCAACATCGGAACCGCCGCCGCCGCGTGCTTTGTTGACCAGGCCTACCTCTCGCGCCTGTTCAAACGCTTTGCCGAGGAATCGCCGCTGCAATTGCTCACCCGTTTAAAAATGAGCAAGGCCGCCGATCTGCTGAGTGCCGGCGACCTGCTGATCAAGCAGGTCGGCGAAGAAGTCGGCTTTGCCGATCCCTACCACTTTTCGCGCGTCTTCAAACGCGTCTATGGCATCCCGCCCGAAACCTTCACGCAAACCGCCCGCCGCGAAGGGTAG
- the fmt gene encoding methionyl-tRNA formyltransferase encodes MRIVFMGSAELAVPSLRAILQGGMDDVVGVVSQPDRPAGRKRMPTPSPLKAFAEQEGLNVMVPEKIGDPDAVAALAALEPDLLVVVAYGQYIPQRVIELARYEAINVHPSLLPKYRGAAPIQWAILNGDAQTGVSIIYLAKKMDAGDILRQETFPLGVNETSATLHDKLSLLGSELLLEAIDDIRNDTVARTVQDEAQAVEIRKLAKEDGAIDWAQSAEAIRNRIRAFDPWPGSFCKLPNGEALKVWKAELEDGRGDPGELLDDQLLVATGEGGLRIIEVQPLGKKRMPSAAFLNGSPLAAGSRLA; translated from the coding sequence ATGCGTATCGTATTCATGGGGTCGGCCGAGCTGGCCGTGCCTTCCCTGCGCGCCATTTTGCAGGGAGGGATGGACGATGTTGTGGGGGTGGTCTCGCAGCCCGACCGGCCGGCCGGGCGCAAGCGCATGCCAACGCCGTCTCCGCTCAAGGCCTTTGCCGAGCAGGAGGGGCTGAACGTCATGGTTCCCGAAAAGATCGGCGATCCCGATGCCGTGGCCGCCTTGGCCGCGCTGGAACCCGATCTCCTGGTGGTGGTTGCCTACGGCCAATACATTCCGCAACGGGTGATCGAACTAGCCCGGTATGAAGCAATCAACGTTCATCCATCGCTATTGCCGAAATACAGGGGGGCGGCACCTATTCAGTGGGCGATTCTGAACGGCGACGCGCAAACGGGCGTCAGCATCATCTATCTCGCAAAAAAAATGGATGCCGGAGATATTCTTCGCCAGGAAACCTTTCCGCTCGGGGTCAACGAAACCTCCGCTACCCTGCACGACAAGCTTTCCTTGCTTGGTTCGGAATTGTTGCTCGAGGCCATCGATGATATCCGCAACGATACGGTCGCCCGGACGGTTCAGGATGAAGCGCAGGCGGTGGAGATCCGCAAGCTTGCCAAGGAAGACGGGGCGATCGATTGGGCGCAGTCTGCGGAAGCCATCCGGAACCGCATCCGTGCATTCGATCCGTGGCCGGGGAGTTTCTGCAAGCTACCGAACGGGGAGGCCCTCAAGGTTTGGAAGGCCGAGCTTGAAGATGGGCGGGGCGATCCCGGCGAATTGCTGGACGATCAGCTGCTTGTGGCGACGGGCGAGGGAGGGCTGCGCATTATCGAGGTTCAGCCTCTCGGGAAGAAGCGAATGCCGTCGGCCGCTTTCCTGAATGGATCCCCCCTTGCTGCAGGGTCGCGACTCGCATAG
- a CDS encoding AIR synthase related protein codes for MTAIGAMGEHEVIRRLVSMLGDDAGLLVGAGDDCAVCCMPGVGMDQVFTTDPVVEGVHFLHGEIPERIGNKAVGRVLSDIAAMGARPQWLLVNVVAAPGTEMEYLEGIYVGMSALCSRFGATIIGGDLSKGAQLELHLFGTGLLPSGSALLRSGAKAGDSVCVTGVLGGSSAGKHLDFIPRVEEGIFLRETGLVNAMMDVSDGLATDLRHILAQSKVGADLDAEAIPVVDGLNAALYDGEDFELLLTTSDPGSLQAQWKDRFGSGLPLIGKITEEGGVLRLDGEVVESKAYEHFSNHNQGERNE; via the coding sequence ATGACTGCGATTGGGGCAATGGGAGAACATGAGGTTATTCGTCGTTTGGTTTCCATGCTTGGAGATGATGCCGGATTGCTGGTTGGTGCGGGGGATGATTGTGCGGTTTGTTGCATGCCCGGAGTCGGAATGGACCAGGTGTTTACGACCGATCCTGTTGTTGAGGGGGTGCATTTCCTGCATGGGGAAATCCCAGAGCGCATTGGCAATAAAGCGGTTGGGCGTGTGCTGAGCGACATTGCGGCCATGGGGGCCCGGCCGCAGTGGTTGTTGGTTAATGTGGTCGCAGCCCCCGGCACAGAAATGGAGTATCTTGAGGGCATCTATGTTGGTATGAGTGCACTTTGCAGCCGGTTCGGCGCAACCATTATTGGTGGCGACCTGTCCAAGGGAGCCCAGCTTGAACTCCATCTTTTCGGAACGGGTCTTTTGCCATCGGGTAGTGCGTTGTTGCGTTCCGGGGCCAAAGCCGGCGATTCAGTTTGCGTTACCGGTGTCCTCGGCGGAAGTTCGGCCGGAAAGCATCTGGATTTTATTCCGCGGGTGGAGGAGGGCATTTTCCTGCGCGAGACCGGGCTGGTGAACGCCATGATGGATGTCAGCGATGGGTTGGCGACCGATCTTCGCCATATCCTTGCCCAAAGCAAGGTCGGCGCAGACTTGGATGCGGAGGCAATCCCTGTGGTAGATGGACTGAATGCAGCACTTTACGATGGTGAGGATTTTGAGTTGTTGTTGACGACCTCTGATCCTGGATCGTTGCAGGCCCAGTGGAAGGATCGCTTTGGCTCAGGGTTGCCACTGATTGGGAAGATCACCGAAGAGGGTGGGGTCTTGCGGTTGGATGGGGAGGTCGTGGAGTCGAAGGCATATGAGCATTTTTCAAATCATAACCAAGGAGAGCGAAATGAGTGA
- a CDS encoding pyridoxamine 5'-phosphate oxidase family protein translates to MSELKSRITKGLRPLQLASLASITTDGLPWTRYVMIGGDEELVLRCATHLGARKAEQIRQNPEVHLTCGVLSPLDMRPYFQVQGKAEIVTDAATKDAFWNPSLESIFNGADDPNYGVVVIRPYRIELWTPPEMQPEVLEMG, encoded by the coding sequence ATGAGTGAGCTGAAGAGCAGGATTACCAAAGGCCTAAGGCCCCTGCAGCTGGCTAGTCTAGCGAGCATCACGACCGATGGTCTCCCGTGGACGCGCTACGTGATGATCGGGGGCGACGAAGAACTCGTTTTGCGTTGCGCCACTCATCTGGGAGCTCGGAAGGCGGAGCAGATTAGGCAGAATCCGGAAGTCCATTTGACCTGCGGTGTGCTGAGCCCGTTGGATATGAGACCCTATTTCCAGGTTCAGGGTAAAGCGGAGATTGTGACAGATGCCGCCACGAAGGATGCATTCTGGAACCCTTCGCTGGAGTCCATTTTCAACGGCGCGGATGATCCCAACTATGGAGTGGTGGTCATCAGGCCCTATCGGATCGAATTATGGACACCGCCGGAAATGCAGCCGGAAGTGCTCGAAATGGGATGA
- a CDS encoding zinc ribbon domain-containing protein YjdM, with protein MSDFPQCPKCGSEYAYEDQGMMVCPDCGHEWGPGGEPAESPDGLRVLDANGNLLADGDAVTVVKGLKVKGAFSDLKVGTKVKNIRLVEGDHNIDCKIPGFGAMRLKSEFVKKA; from the coding sequence ATGAGTGATTTTCCACAATGCCCGAAATGTGGTTCCGAATATGCCTATGAAGACCAGGGAATGATGGTTTGCCCGGACTGTGGGCATGAGTGGGGGCCGGGTGGCGAGCCGGCCGAAAGCCCGGACGGACTGCGCGTTCTTGATGCGAATGGAAACCTGTTGGCGGATGGCGATGCGGTTACCGTTGTGAAAGGGCTGAAGGTCAAGGGGGCTTTCTCCGACTTGAAGGTGGGCACCAAGGTCAAAAACATCCGCTTGGTCGAGGGCGACCACAACATCGACTGCAAAATCCCCGGCTTCGGCGCCATGCGGTTGAAATCGGAATTCGTAAAGAAGGCCTGA
- the hisG gene encoding ATP phosphoribosyltransferase: MKKLVIGLPKGSLQESTYALFKKAGFSIKGGSRSYFPSIDDDEIEIRILRAQEMSRYVEHGMLDAGIAGLDWVEANGSDVVNLCDMVYSKQSKSPIRWVLAVPNDSEIASVKDLEGKKIATEGVGIVERWLEKNGVKAEVEFSWGATEVKVPDFVDAIVDITETGSSLRANNLKIVETLMESYTQFFCSKDAWADEWKQQKLKKIALLLKAALDADDKVLLKLNVNEKNLETVKALLPALHSPTVNSLTDEGWYAIETVVDESVVREIIPDLKGAGAEGIIEISLNKVVA, translated from the coding sequence ATGAAGAAACTGGTTATTGGATTGCCGAAGGGCAGCTTGCAGGAATCGACGTACGCCCTGTTCAAGAAGGCTGGATTCAGCATCAAGGGCGGATCGCGCTCCTATTTTCCGTCGATCGACGACGACGAGATTGAAATCCGCATTCTGCGGGCTCAGGAAATGAGCCGCTATGTTGAGCATGGTATGCTCGACGCCGGAATTGCCGGCCTCGACTGGGTTGAAGCCAACGGTTCCGACGTGGTCAACCTCTGCGACATGGTCTACTCCAAGCAGAGCAAGAGCCCCATCCGCTGGGTTCTGGCCGTTCCGAACGATTCCGAAATCGCTTCCGTAAAAGACCTTGAAGGTAAAAAAATTGCCACCGAAGGCGTTGGCATCGTCGAACGCTGGCTCGAAAAGAACGGCGTGAAGGCCGAAGTCGAGTTTTCCTGGGGCGCAACAGAAGTAAAGGTCCCGGATTTCGTCGACGCGATCGTCGACATCACCGAAACCGGTAGCTCCCTGCGCGCCAACAACCTGAAGATTGTTGAAACGCTGATGGAATCCTACACCCAGTTTTTCTGCTCCAAGGACGCTTGGGCGGATGAGTGGAAGCAGCAGAAACTCAAAAAGATTGCCCTGCTGCTGAAGGCTGCACTGGATGCCGACGACAAGGTCTTGCTGAAGCTGAATGTGAACGAAAAAAACCTCGAGACCGTTAAAGCATTGCTGCCTGCCCTGCATTCCCCGACGGTCAACTCGCTCACCGACGAAGGTTGGTATGCGATCGAAACCGTGGTTGACGAGTCGGTTGTACGCGAAATCATCCCGGACCTCAAGGGTGCGGGCGCTGAAGGAATTATTGAAATTAGCTTGAATAAAGTAGTGGCATAA
- a CDS encoding sulfatase → MKHWVVLALCAALGTAVAGKRNFVFFLVDDLGCRDLGYEGSTFHETPNIDALAASGMRFDQGYAACQVCSPSRASILLGKATPRHGITQWIGSAHGMKWNRNDPVMPVEYVHNLPHEDTTIAEALRAAGYSTFFAGKWHLGSKGSWPEDHGFQINIGGFDAGSPKGGYFSPYKNPNMEDGPNGELLTLRLAEETASFIEQSKGKPFMAYLSFYTVHGPIQTTEELCTKYRDKAKEMGLADNDTRFKFDRRLPVRQVQDNPIYAGMVESLDTAVGIVMDKLRETGLDKNTVVIFTGDNGGVSSGDAYSTSLLPFRGGKGRQWEGGIREPYIIHVPGMTPPGSSTQVPAIGMDFYPTMLELAGLDPMPKQHVDGVSLVPVLKGGGIKERDLFWHYPHYGNQGGEPSSIIRSKDWKLIYYHEDGRSELYNLALDIGEQHEISSLHPEKVDELGKRLNEWLAETGATFPARDPRFSQKAFDAKIAKARDDRMPKLEKQHANFLDKSKKPSPDWWGSTKD, encoded by the coding sequence ATGAAGCATTGGGTGGTGTTGGCACTATGTGCCGCGTTGGGAACGGCGGTTGCCGGAAAGCGGAACTTTGTATTCTTTCTGGTCGATGATCTCGGGTGCCGGGATCTCGGATACGAGGGGAGCACCTTCCACGAAACACCCAACATCGATGCGTTGGCGGCCTCCGGCATGCGTTTCGACCAAGGCTATGCCGCCTGCCAGGTTTGCAGCCCGTCGCGCGCCAGCATCCTGCTCGGCAAGGCCACGCCCCGCCACGGCATTACCCAATGGATCGGTTCCGCCCATGGCATGAAATGGAACCGCAACGATCCGGTCATGCCGGTGGAATATGTCCACAACCTACCGCACGAAGACACCACCATCGCGGAAGCCCTGCGCGCCGCAGGCTATTCCACCTTCTTTGCCGGAAAATGGCACCTCGGTTCCAAGGGGTCTTGGCCGGAAGACCACGGCTTCCAGATCAACATAGGCGGATTCGATGCCGGTTCCCCCAAGGGGGGCTATTTTTCACCCTATAAAAACCCGAACATGGAAGACGGCCCCAACGGCGAGTTGCTGACCCTGCGCCTGGCCGAGGAAACCGCCTCGTTCATCGAACAGAGCAAGGGAAAGCCCTTCATGGCCTACCTCTCGTTCTATACCGTCCATGGCCCCATCCAAACCACCGAGGAACTCTGCACCAAATACCGCGACAAGGCCAAGGAGATGGGGCTGGCCGACAACGACACCCGCTTCAAATTCGACCGACGCCTGCCCGTGCGCCAGGTGCAGGACAACCCGATCTACGCCGGCATGGTGGAATCGCTCGATACCGCCGTCGGCATCGTAATGGACAAGCTCAGGGAAACCGGGCTCGACAAAAACACGGTCGTCATCTTCACCGGCGACAACGGGGGCGTTTCCTCCGGCGATGCCTATTCGACCAGCCTGCTTCCATTCCGCGGCGGCAAGGGCCGCCAGTGGGAAGGCGGCATCCGCGAGCCCTACATCATCCATGTTCCCGGCATGACCCCACCCGGTTCATCCACGCAGGTGCCGGCCATTGGGATGGACTTTTATCCCACCATGCTCGAACTCGCCGGTCTCGATCCCATGCCGAAGCAGCACGTCGATGGCGTTAGCCTGGTGCCCGTGCTCAAGGGCGGGGGCATCAAGGAGCGCGACCTGTTCTGGCACTACCCGCACTATGGAAACCAGGGGGGTGAACCCTCGTCGATCATCCGATCCAAGGATTGGAAGCTCATCTACTACCACGAAGACGGACGCAGCGAGCTCTATAACCTTGCCCTGGACATCGGTGAGCAGCACGAGATTTCCTCCCTGCATCCTGAAAAAGTGGATGAGCTAGGCAAGCGGCTGAACGAATGGCTGGCCGAAACCGGCGCCACCTTCCCCGCGCGCGACCCGCGGTTCTCGCAGAAAGCGTTCGATGCAAAGATTGCCAAGGCGCGTGACGACCGGATGCCCAAGCTGGAAAAGCAACACGCCAACTTCCTCGACAAGTCCAAAAAACCCAGCCCCGACTGGTGGGGCAGCACGAAGGATTAG